The nucleotide window TGGAAAATCGCGCCAGACAAGGCGATTCTCTCTGCGAAGGATGCTGTCGGTGCGTTGTTTGCCGACGCAGAGGTTTTCGCATAATGTCTCGAGTCTTACTGCTTGGAGCAGGCGGGCAACTGGGCATGCAACTGGCGAAGACGTTAGCTGCTGAGACAGAACTCACGGCGCTGACGCGGGCTGAGTTGGACTTTGCGAATCCTAATGCATTACGAGCCGCGATTCGTGCGGCTCGGCCTGAAATTGTGATCAATGCGGCGGCCTACACGGCTGTCGATAAAGCGGAGCAGGAGCGTGAACTGGCGCACGCGGTCAATGCGATTGCTCCCGGGGTCATTGCAGAGGAAGTGCAGCGGACCAAAGGCTGGCTCGTTCATTACTCGACTGATTATGTCTTCGATGGTTCGGGATCGAAGCCGTGGGTCGAGACGGACGCGACGGGGCCGTTGAGTGTCTATGGGCAGACCAAGCTGGATGGCGAACGGGCGATTGCGGCGACGGGCTGCCGCCATGTGACTCTACGTACCAGTTGGGTGTATGCAGCGGAAGGACGAAATTTTCTGCATACGATGTTGCGGCTGGGGCGCGAGCGGGATCGGCTCACGATTGTTGACGACCAAATCGGTGCACCGACCTCGGCAGAAGCGATTACTACGGCCACTCGGAATATATTGGCGCAACTGACGTTTGGCGAAGTTCAGGCTGGCGCGAGCGGGGTGTATCACCTGGCTTGTGGTGGTGCGACGAGCTGGTTCGGGTTTGCCAAGGCTATCTTTGCTGGATTTGCATCGCAGCAGAAGGCTCCTGAAGTGCTGCCGATTCCTACAGAAGCGTATCCGACTCCGGCGCGCAGACCGCACAATAGCCGCTTGAATTGCAGCAAACTCACTGCGCAGTTCGGGATACAGATGCCGCACTGGGAAGATGCCCTGGATGAAGTTACGCGAGTGGTTTTGCTAAAGGCAGAGACGGCGTCGAAGGCGTAGTTTTGGGCTGGAAGTTTTCGCTTTTAGATACAGGGATCTTGGGCGAATATTTGGTTTCCCATCCTTACAGCAAACGCGCTGCGAGGATGGGAAAACCGCACATCTATCAATGGCAAATCTATCCATACCTGAATTGAAAATTGCCTAGAACGGTTTAATCGTTCCATCTGGAGCACGGATCAGCTTGATTCGTGTCGGAGCACGGCCGGGATGGTCTTTTGCCGTTACGGGATCGACTTCAACGGGCGTGTCCGTGGTCGACCAGATGCTCATACCGCCGATGACAAGCAGGAGTGGCAGCAGGATCGCGCTGTTCAACAGGCTGTCGATAGCCGACATGAGTACGGCTGCGGAAAGCGTGTGGCGCAGATTCATGTAGCCTATATCGGACCTTGCCAGCGGAAACCAGACGGCACGCAATGCCGGGATGAGCAGGACGGCTTCCAGCGCAGCCAGCCCGATGATGCCGTACATGCCGAAGGAAAGCAGCCAGAGGCCCCAGGGGCGTTCAAAGCCGCGCTGCCACCAGTTCCATTGGCCGTAGCCGAGTAGAGGCTGCTCCAACGCAATGTTGATGTGGCGTTCGTCCTGGGAGAGTCTCCATCCGAAAGAACCTTTGCCGATGTGCTTCAGGAAGCTGGCTGCGGCGTGTGCCGTGTTGTTTTGCTTGACCAGAGTCCTCAACGAAACGACGTTGGCGATGCGCAGGCCTGCGAAGGACAGAACTCCGAAGACAATGAGCACACTGACGGCGCGCGAAAGATGGCGTGGATCTACAAAAACAAAAGGCACCAGAGCGAGCAGCAGGATAATTGCGCCAGTCGATTGGCAGAAGAGGGTCACGACGAAGAGCGCAATCGCAACGACACTGATGGGGATGCGCAGAATGGAGTCAGCGGTGCGGCGGGCCCAGA belongs to Acidicapsa ligni and includes:
- the rfbD gene encoding dTDP-4-dehydrorhamnose reductase; its protein translation is MSRVLLLGAGGQLGMQLAKTLAAETELTALTRAELDFANPNALRAAIRAARPEIVINAAAYTAVDKAEQERELAHAVNAIAPGVIAEEVQRTKGWLVHYSTDYVFDGSGSKPWVETDATGPLSVYGQTKLDGERAIAATGCRHVTLRTSWVYAAEGRNFLHTMLRLGRERDRLTIVDDQIGAPTSAEAITTATRNILAQLTFGEVQAGASGVYHLACGGATSWFGFAKAIFAGFASQQKAPEVLPIPTEAYPTPARRPHNSRLNCSKLTAQFGIQMPHWEDALDEVTRVVLLKAETASKA